In Planococcus sp. MB-3u-03, the DNA window AAGCACCGGCAGCACCATATGCATCGGGCTAGTCCAGGTCGCCGGAGGGAACAAATTCCAGTTGACCGCGAGCTGCTGGATCAGCACCGTTGCGAGTACAAAGTTCGGGATTGAGATCCCGATGACCGCAAAGGCCATGGCCGCGTAATCGATCATTTTATTATGCCGCAGCGCAGCCATCGTCCCGAGAATGATTCCGGAAACGACCGCAACAAGAATGGTGATGATCCCGAGTTCAAAGGAAATCGGGAAGCCCCTTGCTAACAGTTCGTTGACGGTACGGTTCGGGTCTTTGATCGATGGTCCGAAATCGAATGTGACAATCGACTGCATATAACTCAAGTATTGAATATGTAGTGGCTGATCGAGCTTGTAGAAGCGCTCCAGATTTGCCTGCACCGTCTCGTTCGTATTGCGGTCGCTTTCAAGCGGCGAACCCGGTACGGCGTGCATGAGGAAAAACGTCAGTGTCGCGATGATGAAAATCGTCACGAGCATCATCAAAAATCGTTTGAATATGTATTTGCCCATTGTTTCTTCCCCCTAACAGAACTTCGCTTGCATCGCCAGTTCTGTCATGACCAGCATGGCGCGATAAGCTTCCAGTATGTTTTGTGCTTCGTAACTGACAATCGTCGTGCCTTCTTCAATGTGGGTGCCCGGCATCATCGCCGCCAGCTCCGCTTCCCCGTAATTGGTAAACTCCATGCGAAGCGTCGGCTTCTCAGGCGGCACGAGCGGCTTTACGCGATCTTTGTTTTGGATCGCTTCCTGCGTTTTCTCGCGCAGCAGCCGCTGCGCTTTTTTCGGATGCAGTGTTTTGACTGCAGAACGCGTCAAGGTCTCTTTCACCGCGACAGTCGTGACATTCGGGATGAGTGCTTCCGCTTCCCTGCATGCGCAGTCATCTCCCGCTACCATCAAGACCGGTACGCCGTGGTATCCTGCGACGTACGCATTCAAGCCGAGCTCGCCGACTTCGACGTCATCGATCCACATCGACGGACGCCGAAAATCATGGCGTGCGACATGACGCCTTTTTGCCCGGCACGTGCATGATAGCCCGCGAAAAATGCACCGCTGTAACTATCGTCCAAGCCCTCGACCATCGAAAACGCTTTGACGCCTCCCGTGATGAGCTCCGCTTCTTCATGGAGATCTTCAGCAATCAAATTGTTCATCTTCGAATGGGAATCATTGACGAGAAAAGCTTCCGCTCCTGCATCGAATGCTCCGTGAATGATGGCATTGGCGTCGCCTGTCATGAGGCGCCGTCCCCTTTCGTAATTCGCTTCTTTTGAATCTACATATGTATAATCCGGAAGTGCCGTTACACCTTCCATGTCCATCGATAAGTAGAATTTCATGCTGCATAATTCCCCTTTGTTTGTCTTATTCGGAATATTTCTGAAACTTTATATGTACTAATGTAGCAATATTGTAAGAATATTTCAATATAATTTTTTATTCAAAATGTTTACTTCCTTATGCAGCCCACATGAGAAAACCATCCAAAACCACTTATTTCCTTGCCCCTTCAACGGTTCCCATGCATACGCATTGCATGAAATGACCGATCCTTTTTTTGGTATATCGTTAATCGCCTCCCACTCCATTTTCTTTTTGCAGATCCACAATTTCCACCGGAAAGGTCTTGTGTCATTGCCATAAATGAAATGAAAATCTCTATTTATTTTAATTTTTAGAATATTTGGTAATTTAGTCTCATGCATTTTCTTCCAGTCCCTTATACACTGTAAATAAGTTATAAATAGTTCAACCGAACACTATAACTGGCAAACAGGGTTTCCCGACAATCAGAGAAGGAGCGGATCATCATGAATAATTTCGACAAAGTACTGGAGATGCAATGGGGAGATCTTGCGCTGGGCGTGACGGGTTCTGCAGTCGTAATGTTGGCACTCAATTACTTCATGCTCATGTAGAAAGGAGCACCATATGATTTCCGAATATACGTAAAAGCCCTTTTCCGATAGACGGAAAAGGGCTTTTTGCTTGTTTTCTTCCATATAAAAACGCCTGCTCTCAAATTCCCGGGCAGACGTTTCTTATCCATAGGCTGTTATATGCTTCATCATAGACCTCCATCAAGTAATTGTTTTTGCTGAGACAGCAGCTTCTCAAACAGTTCCTTATCCCCCGCGGCTAATGCCTGGTCGATCATGCGGTTGAAGTTTTCCTGCTCCAGGAACTGGATTGCTTCGGTCGCTTCTTTCTTTGTTTGTTCGTTCACTTCGATCAATTCCGCCCTTTCTTCCTTCAATATGCTCTGAAGGTGTGTATGGATATCCGAGACCAGCAGCAATTGGTAGAGCGGCAAACGGATAAAGCGGTTTCCTTTTTGGAATACAAAGACTTCGGAAAGGTTTTCTACTTGGAAGGTATTCAAGTTGACGATGATTTCCTTCCCTTCGACAGGGATGAAATGAAACACTTCATCATCTTTCAGGATCGAAAAATATTGATAGGCGAACACAAACTTGATGCGATGCCCTTCTCTCTTTGTATAAAACGGCTTCATCAGTTTTACATGCAACATCTGACTCCCCTCCTTATATTTCAGAATATTCCGCTTACATAAATCATACCATAAATTGGTCGATACGGATAGAAATAAGTGTGGATAAACGATGGCATTTTCGCTTCTTTTTCCTTCTTCGTTTACTGTCTTGCCTCAAAGCCGTATAATAGAAGGAAATGTTTTTATTTGGGGCGATGTAAATGGCTACGGTTTTATCCTTGGCGAAACAATACGAAGACACGATCCACAATTATATGGCTGCTATCGACAAGTCGCTTCATCCTATGCGTGCGTTGGATGAGGAAATGGTTCGAAAAGCAGTCTTTTTAGTGCGCCATGACGGCGTGCAGATACATTCTTTCAATGAAGAACGCCTGCTGCTTGAAGCGAGCGTGAAAGATGCCCATTCGGTCAAAGTGGTGCTCAATTTCGGGAAACTTACTGCCGTCTGTGCTTGCCCACAGGAAAAAACCTGCCGTCACCGCTTGGCGGTCATTTTTTCGCTCTATCAAAAAATCGACTCGCTTTCCGAATGGGTCGCGAAATGGCGTGATAAGGAGAATGAGAAATTGTCGACACTGACGAACAAACGCTCACCCGATCAATGGGAAGCACTGATCCGCAGCACGTGGCGCGAACCGATCAATGATTACGTCACGCGCAATTATTTCTATTTTGAGCAATTATACGAAGGGCGCTTAAAAAACGCCCTGTCCTTCATGCCACTCGAGCGTGAATGGAAAACTTTATATAAAACCTATGCCCACCTGATTTCTTTGACAGAAGTATGGGAGACGTTCAGCGCGGGGACGAAAGAAGTGCATCATTCCTTCTTCAAAACCTGGTTTGCGGACGAATTGCATGCACTCCGTGATATGCTTGGCCAATTACGGGGCTTGCACCGCACTTTCGAATCTGACGCTTTCTTCACCCATTTGCGTGAACTGGTGCGCGAATTCGCGGAAACGAACGACGATTCGTTTTCGGAACGCTTTGAAATCTACCAGTTGTTCTGGACCGAATTATTCATCAGCAGGCGCGAACGGCTAAGCGGTCTCGAAGAATTCCGCCGTCCAGACGAACGGGTCAAGGCATTTTTCGCTGTACTGCTCGGAAACGAGGTCTCTCCCGGCACCATTACGCCGGGCGCAGCAGCTGACTGGGTCAAACTAGCAGTGCTAGCTGAAGAAGAAGGCCATCAACAAGGGCTCTCCGCAATCTTGATGGCCATCAAGCCGCATGTCCGGACATTCCTGTTTGACGGATTGTTTACGCAGTACCGCCACCATTATGTCCGTGTTTTGAGCCGTCTATATTCATTGATCGACTTAACTGAAGACGATTGGGAAGATTTATTTACACAGTTCGGCCATTACGGCTTGCCTGCCTATTCCGCCTACCTCGTCGAAAAAGGCATGTACAAGCAATGGGCGGAACTTCACCAGCTGCATAATTCCCCTTTGTATTTTGCAGAGGAATGCGGATTGAAGGAAGTGCATAATGCCGCTCCTGATTTCGCGTTGCCGCTCTACCACCGCTATGCGCTGCAGCATCTCGAAGAACGCAGCCGGACAAGCTATAAACAGGCCGTCCGCGTATGGAAGAAAATGAAAGCCGCGTGCAAGAAAAGCGGGCAGATGCCGTTTTGGAATGCTTATATGAATGAAATCCAACATCGCTACAAACGCTTGCGCGCGCTCCAGGAAGAGATTGAGAAAGGAAAGCTGTTATGAATCAATTCCAAACCGAAGGAAGCCGTACGTATTATTTGAAAATAGACCAGTCGGACGTGTTCCGGCTTCAGGCTTATAACGACAGCGGCAACCGGATCCCTCCAGAAATCTGGTCGCCATTCCTGTTTTTCGCCGATAAGGACAGCTTTTTCGGCATGAACGTTCAAACAGATGGCTTGGACCTATTATTGACGCCAGCCGATTTTGTTCGTTTGTTCCAACAGGATCCCCATCATTACGTCCAATTTTCTGGGCGCCGTCTGCAAGATGAAGCTTGGCTGAAACTTGCGCGCCGCGTCGCCGATTCATTGAACGATTCGGCGTTATGGCAGCACGTCCAAGTTGAAGACGGCGTCATTTCCATCGATGCGGCATATGGCGATGCGGAAATCCGCTCGTTCTTAACCGATACGATTCAGCACCAGCTGCGCCAAAAAGGGCTCACGTCAGCCCAATTGCCCTACCTTTTGCATTTCGTCGAACATGCTGGCTGGGACGGCCTGGAACCCGCAGATGATTATGTGCTGGCGATGCAATTGACCGAACCGGACGATAGCGGCTTATGGGCCTTCCGGACAGCGCTGCGCACCAAACGCGGCAGTGCTTATTGGACGCCTTCGAAACGTCGTGAAAACGAAGTGATCGAAAAGGTTCTTCCTGAAAAATGGCGCGCCCATGCGCGTGAAATCCAAGAGCGCCAAAGCTTGATCCTCAGCTTATGCCCTTCTGTCGACCGCTATGAGGCAGACCAGATGTATATCGCCCGGTGGACCGATGCAGAAGTGTTGAACTTCCTCCGCAACGATGCCGACTTATTGCAGGCATTCGGCGTGGAAGTGTCGATTCCTTCCTGGCTGCAAGCCGTTCAGGAATCGAAAGTGCGCGTCAAAGCAAATGTCACCTCCCCGGCGAAAAAAGCATCGGTCGTCGGCTTGGACCAGATCATCAGCTTCGACTGGAAGTTCTCGCTCAATGGCCACGATTTGAGCATGCAGGATTTCGAGCAGCTGGTGACGGAAAACCGTGAATTCATCCGCGTCGGCAACGAATGGGTACGCGT includes these proteins:
- a CDS encoding ABC transporter permease, producing the protein MGKYIFKRFLMMLVTIFIIATLTFFLMHAVPGSPLESDRNTNETVQANLERFYKLDQPLHIQYLSYMQSIVTFDFGPSIKDPNRTVNELLARGFPISFELGIITILVAVVSGIILGTMAALRHNKMIDYAAMAFAVIGISIPNFVLATVLIQQLAVNWNLFPPATWTSPMHMVLPVLALATGPMAIIARLTRSSMLEVLTQDYIKMARAKGIKPMRIVLRHALRNALMPVVTIMGTLLAGILTGTFVIEKIFAIPGMGKYFVDSINNRDYPVIMGTTVFYSAFLIFMLFLVDIVYGILDPRIKLHKKEGDV